A genomic segment from Spinacia oleracea cultivar Varoflay chromosome 3, BTI_SOV_V1, whole genome shotgun sequence encodes:
- the LOC110800698 gene encoding uncharacterized GPI-anchored protein At3g06035, producing the protein MSSLKNTTLLFFLFQAIVLINHQVRSDDEEDSLLQGINKYRTSLNLTAFVKNENAACLADQIAEQYKGEPCTNSTGSNTIIGTENHFPNYPDFLAHCKLNISNTADGSIMPACVPNLDPTLVLWNFTKSQYSGDLNDTKYTGAGIASEGDWIVLVLSTNSSQGSYQTYKAAGFIPRPSHLFHFIVFLMACFFFL; encoded by the exons ATGTCATCCTTGAAGAACACCACTTTATTGTTCTTCCTATTTCAAGCCATTGTCTTAATTAACCACCAAGTTAGATCTGATG ATGAGGAAGACAGTCTTCTTCAAGGCATCAACAAGTATCGGACATCATTGAACTTAACAGCCTTTGTAAAGAATGAAAATGCAGCATGTCTTGCTGATCAAATAGCTGAGCAATATAAGGGCGAACCCTGTACAAACAGCACGGGATCCAACACTATAATAGGCACTGAAAACCATTTCCCCAACTACCCTGACTTCTTAGCTCATTGCAAACTAAACATCAGCAACACTGCAGATGGGTCGATAATGCCTGCTTGTGTACCAAACCTGGATCCAACCCTCGTGCTTTGGAATTTTACAAAATCCCAGTATTCTGGTGACTTAAACGATACCAAGTATACAGGAGCTGGTATTGCTTCTGAGGGTGATTGGATTGTTCTCGTTCTTTCCACTAATTCTTCTCAGGGAAGCTATCAAACTTACAAGGCTGCCGGTTTCATTCCTAGACCTAGTCACCTTTTTCACTTTATAGTCTTTTTGATGGCTTGTTTCTTCTTCTTATAA